The following coding sequences lie in one Haladaptatus sp. DJG-WS-42 genomic window:
- a CDS encoding class I SAM-dependent methyltransferase, whose protein sequence is MRRFGAEYLRETRRGMWDDTTALAGLELPNRRRILDVGCGTGELTTVLEATSPGEVVGVDRDPDLLAHLSGPAVRGDALSLPFADNTFDLVVCQALLINLPDPAAAVREFGRVSSDLVAAIEPDNGAVTIESTVESEAKLATTARKHYLAGVNTDVTLGAGAANLFEAAGFTDVSTVQYDHVRTVSPPYEPHELEDAKRKALGSGLSKNREELLAGDLSAEAFEALREAWREMGRDAITQMQTETYGKSETVPFYVTVGRV, encoded by the coding sequence ATGCGGCGCTTCGGGGCCGAGTACCTCCGCGAGACGCGCCGCGGCATGTGGGACGACACGACTGCACTTGCGGGACTCGAGCTCCCGAACCGCAGGCGCATCTTAGACGTCGGTTGTGGCACGGGTGAGTTGACGACAGTACTCGAAGCGACGTCGCCCGGCGAGGTCGTCGGCGTCGACCGCGACCCCGACCTGCTTGCCCATCTCTCTGGCCCAGCCGTCCGCGGCGATGCGCTTTCGCTGCCGTTTGCAGACAATACCTTCGACCTCGTCGTCTGTCAAGCCCTGCTCATCAACCTCCCCGACCCGGCCGCGGCGGTTCGTGAGTTCGGCCGGGTGTCGAGCGACCTCGTCGCCGCCATCGAACCGGACAACGGGGCGGTGACCATTGAGTCAACTGTCGAGTCAGAGGCGAAACTGGCCACAACTGCGCGTAAGCACTATTTGGCGGGCGTAAACACGGACGTGACACTCGGCGCGGGCGCAGCAAACCTGTTCGAAGCGGCTGGTTTCACCGACGTTTCGACCGTGCAGTACGACCACGTTCGGACGGTGTCGCCACCCTACGAACCCCACGAATTAGAGGACGCAAAGCGCAAAGCGCTCGGCTCGGGACTCTCGAAAAACCGCGAGGAGCTGCTCGCCGGTGACCTCTCGGCCGAGGCGTTTGAAGCCCTCCGCGAGGCGTGGCGCGAGATGGGCCGCGACGCTATCACACAGATGCAGACGGAAACGTACGGAAAAAGCGAGACGGTGCCGTTTTACGTCACTGTCGGGCGCGTCTGA
- a CDS encoding plastocyanin/azurin family copper-binding protein — MTDLTRRRLVQLTGAGLTLSLAGCTSGSSGDDETTTSTTTQSGDETTTAETTTKAPTPEDPTEPQSSATVEMWTEGDSTGYRPDIIWVEKGATVKWKQVSGVHSTTAYHVEYDQPTRIPDEAEPWDSEVLTDEGMEFEHTFEVEGVYDYFCTPHEKVGMLGTVIVGTPSPEGQPGLEPPQDMLPEAAVEKIKALNERTKAILNG; from the coding sequence ATGACTGACCTGACTCGCCGCAGATTGGTACAGCTCACGGGAGCTGGCCTGACCCTCTCACTCGCAGGCTGTACGTCTGGCAGCAGCGGAGACGACGAGACGACCACGAGCACGACCACGCAATCTGGCGATGAGACGACCACGGCAGAAACCACGACCAAAGCGCCAACTCCGGAAGACCCGACCGAGCCACAGTCGAGTGCGACCGTCGAGATGTGGACCGAAGGCGACTCGACCGGTTACCGGCCGGACATCATCTGGGTCGAAAAGGGCGCAACCGTGAAATGGAAGCAGGTGAGCGGCGTCCACTCGACGACCGCCTACCACGTAGAGTACGACCAGCCAACCCGCATCCCAGACGAGGCAGAACCGTGGGACAGCGAAGTGCTCACGGACGAAGGGATGGAGTTCGAACACACCTTCGAGGTCGAAGGGGTTTACGACTACTTCTGTACGCCCCACGAGAAGGTGGGGATGCTTGGAACCGTCATCGTCGGTACTCCGTCGCCGGAGGGACAGCCCGGTCTCGAACCGCCACAGGACATGCTCCCCGAAGCGGCGGTAGAGAAAATCAAAGCACTGAACGAGCGCACCAAGGCGATTCTCAACGGCTGA
- a CDS encoding PAS domain S-box protein translates to MIGSAVWRGGKNWSVSLVGALLVGLSFGLLGFANTFTRPIELLLPLFLASCLIGFGIWLWHGPLAPSQTARVALWSLAGIVLLALVSAWTTYHSVAEGIPLTEALEQSLVQLAVGGVSGAAVGFFDVRKEEHRELANRIEQAVDATMDGVAVFDASGRYVSANQSFLGMFGLEDESTLLGNEWNSPQLTADSMLSDNRISESLMETGKWHGEIEGRRQDGTAFPIELSLNRTDNGDTVAVARDISEHTAYREALQAERAQFRALTENAPIGVITIDEHSVIQYSNDQFAETLGYEVDEIVGESLTMLIPDRHQEAHFSGIKRYLESDDHNFEQTHVELPGLHRDGHEVPLSVAFDDYVEDRQFIGAISDNSERKERERQLDVQATAMDNALDGMAVVDEDGTFVYLNHAHAALYGYDNPDDLLGMSWEALYSTAELERLYEDAIPTLSETGQWQGEAVGLRRDGSRFDQELSLNALENGEFVCVVRDISERKDAERRVKLLQEATLSFGTERDKDAIIESVVDISQSIIDYPMAIYWSYDEDEDRLVPTHGSDTTYAMLNRNGLSLDQATINEGMFQHRVFKGGEIELIEDYQTIPAEHRLPLQLGSVLYAPIGDYGLLGIASETREQLSQTNRYLVDILTRSMRTVFDRITHEQAIEKLQREMRTMVATTNEQAVAEAAIATAQNVLDFPLCGVWLADETRTKLEPAAWLSAVDAFVPGQPTFTADGQSLSWEAYETGTWYAFDDVRTETACYNPDTKMRSELIIPLGEYGVLNIASFEPAAFDETDVSLARILAANTETALGRAKHEAELEQQNDRLEFLNSLLRHDILNGMVVIQSRAQLLSERLSDDEKRHADTIDRWCVTIIDLVQHVRAMLDVFAGSAPIELQSINLSQVLVSEVDRVRSTYPDIEFSVSVPDGVIVRANDLLSEVLGNVVSNAVEHNASDDPYIAVSVTTDDQTAMVRVADNGPGVPDAQKEAIFRRDTTGHVKSAGSGFGLFFVDTMVSQYGGSVHVEDNHPTGAVFVITFPLATGSPNV, encoded by the coding sequence ATGATTGGGTCTGCGGTGTGGCGAGGGGGCAAAAACTGGAGCGTGTCACTCGTTGGTGCGCTTCTCGTTGGACTCTCGTTCGGACTTTTGGGGTTTGCAAACACCTTCACGCGGCCGATTGAGCTTCTGCTCCCACTGTTTCTCGCCAGTTGTCTCATTGGCTTTGGTATCTGGCTTTGGCACGGCCCATTAGCACCTTCGCAAACTGCGCGGGTTGCGCTCTGGTCGCTCGCGGGAATCGTCCTTCTCGCGCTCGTGAGCGCGTGGACGACGTATCACAGCGTCGCCGAAGGCATCCCACTCACGGAAGCGCTTGAGCAAAGTCTCGTCCAACTCGCCGTTGGTGGCGTTTCGGGCGCAGCGGTTGGCTTTTTCGACGTCCGCAAAGAAGAACACCGCGAGTTGGCCAACCGCATCGAACAGGCGGTCGATGCGACGATGGACGGCGTTGCAGTGTTCGACGCGTCGGGGCGGTACGTGTCGGCTAATCAGTCATTCCTCGGCATGTTTGGACTTGAAGACGAGTCGACGCTGCTCGGAAACGAGTGGAACTCGCCCCAGCTCACAGCGGATTCGATGTTGTCCGACAACCGCATCAGTGAGTCGCTGATGGAAACGGGCAAATGGCACGGAGAAATCGAAGGGCGGCGACAAGACGGGACGGCATTTCCCATCGAACTCTCGCTCAACCGAACGGACAACGGTGACACCGTGGCTGTGGCACGCGACATCTCAGAACACACTGCATATCGAGAGGCGTTGCAAGCAGAGCGTGCCCAGTTCAGAGCGCTCACCGAAAACGCACCCATCGGGGTCATCACGATTGACGAACACAGCGTCATTCAGTACTCGAACGACCAGTTCGCAGAAACGCTCGGCTACGAGGTCGATGAAATCGTTGGCGAGTCGCTGACGATGTTGATTCCTGACAGGCACCAAGAAGCCCACTTCTCTGGTATTAAACGCTACCTCGAATCCGATGACCACAACTTCGAGCAGACGCACGTCGAACTTCCCGGCCTCCACCGCGACGGCCACGAAGTCCCGCTCAGCGTCGCCTTCGACGATTACGTCGAGGACCGCCAGTTCATCGGCGCGATTTCGGATAATTCGGAGCGAAAAGAGCGCGAACGGCAACTGGACGTCCAAGCCACGGCGATGGACAACGCGCTTGATGGGATGGCCGTCGTCGACGAAGACGGCACGTTCGTCTATCTGAACCACGCTCACGCAGCCCTTTACGGCTACGACAACCCTGACGACCTGCTCGGAATGTCGTGGGAGGCGCTGTACAGCACCGCCGAACTCGAACGCTTGTACGAAGACGCCATCCCAACGCTGTCCGAGACGGGCCAGTGGCAAGGAGAAGCCGTTGGCTTGCGACGCGATGGCTCTCGGTTCGACCAAGAACTCTCGCTCAATGCGCTCGAAAACGGCGAATTCGTGTGCGTCGTCAGAGACATAAGCGAGCGCAAAGACGCAGAACGCCGAGTGAAGCTGCTCCAAGAGGCGACGCTCTCGTTCGGCACCGAACGCGACAAAGATGCCATCATCGAGTCGGTTGTGGACATCAGCCAGTCGATTATCGACTATCCGATGGCGATTTATTGGTCGTACGACGAGGACGAAGACCGTCTCGTCCCCACCCACGGCTCTGACACGACCTACGCCATGCTCAACCGAAACGGGCTCTCGCTCGACCAAGCCACCATCAACGAAGGCATGTTCCAACATCGGGTGTTCAAAGGCGGCGAAATCGAACTCATCGAAGATTACCAAACGATTCCCGCAGAACACCGGCTCCCACTCCAACTCGGGAGTGTGTTGTACGCCCCGATTGGTGACTACGGCCTCCTCGGAATTGCGTCCGAAACCCGCGAGCAGCTTTCACAGACGAACCGCTATCTCGTGGACATTCTCACGCGCAGTATGCGAACCGTGTTCGACCGCATCACGCACGAGCAGGCAATCGAGAAACTCCAGCGCGAGATGCGGACGATGGTTGCGACCACCAACGAGCAGGCAGTCGCGGAGGCGGCCATCGCGACCGCACAGAACGTGCTCGACTTCCCGCTGTGTGGGGTGTGGCTCGCAGACGAGACCAGAACGAAACTCGAACCGGCCGCGTGGCTCTCTGCTGTCGACGCGTTCGTTCCCGGCCAGCCCACGTTCACCGCAGACGGCCAGAGTCTCTCGTGGGAGGCTTACGAGACCGGCACTTGGTATGCGTTTGACGACGTGCGCACGGAAACTGCGTGCTACAATCCGGACACAAAAATGCGAAGCGAACTCATCATCCCGCTCGGTGAGTACGGCGTGCTCAACATCGCCTCGTTCGAGCCAGCCGCGTTCGACGAAACCGACGTCTCACTCGCCCGAATCCTCGCAGCCAACACGGAAACGGCGCTTGGCCGTGCCAAACACGAAGCCGAACTCGAACAACAAAACGACCGGCTTGAGTTCTTGAACAGCCTGCTGCGCCACGACATCTTGAACGGCATGGTCGTGATTCAATCGCGGGCACAACTGCTCTCCGAGCGGCTTTCGGACGACGAAAAACGCCACGCAGACACCATCGACCGCTGGTGTGTCACTATTATCGACCTCGTCCAACACGTCCGCGCGATGCTCGATGTGTTCGCCGGGTCTGCGCCCATCGAACTGCAATCGATCAACCTCTCTCAGGTGCTCGTGAGTGAAGTAGACCGCGTCCGGTCTACGTACCCTGACATCGAATTTTCCGTCTCCGTCCCGGACGGTGTCATCGTTAGGGCAAACGACCTGCTCTCTGAGGTACTCGGAAACGTCGTCTCGAACGCCGTCGAACACAACGCTAGCGACGACCCATACATCGCCGTTTCAGTTACCACGGACGACCAGACGGCGATGGTTCGCGTGGCAGACAACGGCCCGGGCGTGCCGGATGCGCAAAAAGAAGCCATCTTCCGGCGCGACACGACGGGCCACGTCAAGTCAGCAGGGAGCGGTTTTGGCCTGTTTTTCGTGGATACGATGGTTTCTCAGTACGGTGGTTCTGTCCACGTCGAAGACAACCACCCGACCGGTGCTGTGTTCGTCATCACGTTCCCGCTCGCAACCGGTTCGCCGAACGTCTAA
- a CDS encoding ATP-binding protein, which produces MSATVSRRRWQPLLIIFLGCFFVALTLFSIFTSLGPTVSNFSSYVMPLLLSGGLIFFGGWLTQSDLESRYQTSIVLWCLGSMSLFGLLGLWAYYLVTTAGLDPNSAGFLLVASTSFGGFGGSIAGYYNVIGRVKRDEANLATRIIDSVMDGISLLDEDGNYIFVNPSYTDILGYDEAELISEHWTMLYDDETEQYIYDEVVPTLEQSGTWFGTVPAQRADGTEFPQEVALNRLSDGRHIAAIRDVSDHLRYEHSVEELHAVTREMMQAETIHEVCTLVVDASHNVLSMPLSAIWLYDAKTDRLEPEAKTDVSDIIIETLPSYSADDPSLSWDAFKRQELRIIEDLGTEQARANPNTKIRSEMIVPLGTFGVLNIGSMRTNAFDEIDERIARLLAANAEVALERADREHALTIKNDQLEFLNSLLRHDILNGMMVINSRADTLSTELSGDQQRHAETIVRWCTDITDLVTHVRGVLSVLTGDDLETSEDVNLSAVLEAELDRIRMTYPEVQFSVDIPADVTVEANHFLSEVFGNVLTNAIEHNYGENPFVEVFVAPNPADDEVTVHIGDNGPGVPDAHKESIFRRGVTGHAKTSGTGFGLFFIDTMVTQYGGSVVVKDREPTGALFCITLPLVATAER; this is translated from the coding sequence ATGTCCGCTACTGTATCCCGTCGCCGCTGGCAGCCGCTACTCATTATCTTCCTTGGATGTTTCTTCGTCGCTCTCACCCTCTTTAGTATCTTCACGTCGCTCGGGCCGACTGTCTCAAATTTCTCGTCGTACGTGATGCCGCTCTTGCTTTCGGGTGGGTTGATATTCTTTGGCGGGTGGCTCACCCAAAGCGACCTCGAATCGCGCTATCAAACCAGCATCGTCCTGTGGTGTCTTGGGTCGATGAGTCTCTTTGGACTGCTCGGTCTTTGGGCGTACTATCTCGTCACCACGGCTGGGCTCGACCCCAACAGCGCGGGTTTTCTGTTGGTCGCAAGCACATCGTTCGGTGGCTTTGGCGGAAGTATTGCGGGCTACTACAACGTTATTGGCCGCGTCAAGCGCGACGAAGCAAACCTCGCAACCCGCATCATCGACTCGGTGATGGACGGCATTTCACTGCTCGATGAAGACGGCAATTACATCTTCGTAAACCCGTCGTACACTGATATCCTCGGCTATGACGAAGCCGAACTCATCTCCGAACACTGGACAATGCTCTATGACGACGAGACTGAACAGTACATCTACGACGAAGTCGTGCCGACGCTCGAACAGTCGGGTACTTGGTTCGGGACAGTGCCCGCACAGCGAGCAGACGGAACGGAGTTTCCACAGGAAGTCGCCCTCAATCGGCTCTCTGATGGCAGACACATCGCCGCCATTCGCGACGTTTCAGACCACCTCCGATACGAACACAGTGTAGAGGAACTCCACGCGGTGACTCGCGAGATGATGCAAGCAGAAACGATTCACGAGGTTTGTACGCTGGTGGTCGATGCGTCACACAACGTGCTTTCGATGCCACTGTCTGCGATTTGGCTGTATGATGCCAAAACAGACCGCCTCGAACCCGAAGCGAAAACCGATGTCTCAGACATTATAATCGAAACCCTTCCGTCCTACAGCGCAGACGACCCAAGCCTCTCGTGGGACGCATTCAAGCGCCAAGAGCTTCGCATCATCGAAGACCTCGGGACAGAGCAGGCGCGTGCCAATCCGAACACCAAGATTCGAAGCGAGATGATCGTGCCACTCGGAACCTTCGGCGTGCTCAACATCGGTTCGATGCGCACCAACGCCTTCGACGAGATAGACGAGCGCATCGCCCGCCTGCTCGCCGCGAACGCAGAAGTTGCCCTCGAACGGGCAGACCGCGAGCACGCACTCACCATCAAAAACGACCAGCTCGAATTCCTGAACAGCCTGCTGCGCCACGACATCCTGAACGGGATGATGGTGATAAACAGTCGTGCTGACACGCTCTCGACTGAGCTTTCCGGCGACCAGCAGCGCCACGCAGAGACGATTGTTCGCTGGTGTACCGACATCACGGACCTCGTCACGCACGTCCGAGGCGTACTCAGCGTCCTGACCGGCGACGACCTCGAAACTAGCGAGGACGTGAATCTCTCTGCCGTACTCGAAGCCGAACTCGACCGAATACGCATGACGTACCCTGAAGTGCAGTTCTCGGTTGACATCCCCGCCGATGTGACCGTCGAGGCGAATCATTTTCTCTCGGAGGTGTTCGGCAACGTCCTCACGAACGCCATCGAGCACAACTATGGCGAGAATCCGTTCGTCGAGGTGTTCGTAGCGCCAAACCCAGCAGATGACGAGGTGACCGTCCACATCGGCGACAACGGCCCGGGCGTTCCAGACGCCCACAAAGAGAGCATCTTCCGGCGCGGTGTGACCGGCCACGCGAAAACGTCCGGCACAGGCTTTGGCCTGTTTTTCATCGACACGATGGTCACGCAGTACGGCGGTTCGGTCGTCGTCAAAGACCGCGAGCCAACCGGCGCACTCTTCTGTATTACACTCCCGCTCGTGGCGACTGCAGAGCGCTGA
- a CDS encoding TIGR00269 family protein, translating into MECDKCDRDAVMHAAYSGGHLCEDHFCQSVEKRVRRRIREDSLVPRSATPENPETWVIGLSGGKDSVVLTSILDETFNNDPRIEMIALTIHEGIEGYRDASLDACVELAEDLDLRHEVVTYEDEFDLKMDDVVEKDPENMAACAYCGVFRRDLLSKYAEEYGATKLLTGHNLDDEAQTALMNILEGDVRQVAKHFDASLGSFDERGDSDHFIPRAKPLRDIPEKEVALYAHVKNLPAHITECPHSSEAFRGEIQQLLLNLESNHPGTRHSIMAGYEELAAIAANEYREDGEGDEQTNLVECERCGAATTRTVCRKCKLVEAVNAV; encoded by the coding sequence ATGGAATGCGACAAGTGCGACCGTGATGCCGTCATGCACGCGGCGTACTCCGGGGGGCACCTCTGTGAAGACCACTTCTGCCAGTCGGTCGAAAAGCGGGTCCGTCGCCGGATTCGGGAGGATTCGCTCGTTCCGCGCTCGGCCACGCCAGAGAACCCAGAGACGTGGGTTATCGGGCTTTCCGGTGGGAAAGACAGCGTCGTGCTCACCTCAATTCTCGATGAGACGTTCAACAACGACCCGCGCATCGAGATGATTGCGCTCACGATTCACGAAGGAATCGAGGGCTACCGCGACGCCAGCCTCGACGCCTGTGTTGAACTCGCAGAAGACCTCGACTTGCGCCACGAGGTCGTCACCTACGAAGACGAGTTCGACCTCAAAATGGACGACGTGGTCGAGAAAGACCCCGAGAACATGGCCGCGTGTGCCTACTGTGGGGTGTTTCGCCGCGACCTGCTCTCTAAGTACGCAGAAGAATACGGTGCGACCAAACTCCTGACTGGGCACAACCTCGACGACGAAGCCCAGACCGCGCTCATGAACATCTTAGAAGGCGACGTGCGACAGGTCGCAAAACACTTCGATGCGAGTCTCGGTAGCTTCGACGAACGCGGGGACTCAGACCACTTTATCCCGCGCGCAAAGCCGCTGCGCGACATCCCCGAAAAGGAAGTCGCCCTCTACGCGCACGTCAAAAACCTCCCCGCCCACATCACCGAATGTCCCCACTCCTCGGAAGCGTTCCGCGGCGAAATTCAACAACTCCTCCTCAACTTAGAGTCCAACCACCCCGGCACGCGCCACTCGATTATGGCTGGTTACGAAGAACTCGCCGCCATCGCCGCAAACGAGTACCGCGAGGATGGCGAGGGTGACGAACAGACGAATTTAGTCGAATGCGAACGCTGTGGTGCGGCGACGACCCGGACGGTGTGTCGCAAGTGCAAGCTCGTTGAAGCCGTGAACGCTGTCTGA
- a CDS encoding NAD-dependent epimerase/dehydratase family protein has translation MENKRVLVTGGAGFIGSNLANYLATDNEVVAVDDCYLGTPENLDSSVEFVEASALDDDLPTDVDAVFHLAALSSYTMHEGDPVAGARVNVEGFVNVVNQARLDGCDTVVYASTSSIYGNRTEPSPESMSVSARTGYEASKLARERYGEYFSHHYGMTLASMRFFSVYQGYGGAEEHKGEYANLIAQFADDIANGEAPVIYGDGTQTRDFTHVSDIVRGLELAADHELDGIYNLGTGESYTTNTLVEKLNQTLGTSVEPEYIENPISEDVYVHDTMADSSKMKAETGWEPAITFEKGLGLVCAQYQ, from the coding sequence ATGGAAAACAAGCGCGTGCTCGTGACGGGCGGGGCCGGGTTCATCGGCTCGAACCTCGCAAACTATCTTGCAACTGACAATGAAGTCGTCGCGGTCGATGACTGTTATCTGGGCACCCCGGAGAACCTCGATTCGTCGGTTGAATTCGTCGAAGCCAGTGCTCTCGACGACGATTTACCGACCGACGTGGACGCCGTGTTCCACCTCGCCGCCTTGTCGTCGTACACGATGCACGAGGGGGATCCGGTAGCGGGTGCACGCGTGAACGTTGAAGGATTCGTCAACGTAGTAAACCAAGCGCGTCTCGACGGGTGTGACACGGTGGTGTACGCTTCGACGTCCTCGATTTACGGCAACCGAACCGAACCCTCCCCCGAGTCGATGAGTGTGTCCGCTCGCACTGGGTACGAAGCGTCGAAACTTGCCCGTGAACGCTACGGTGAGTACTTCTCCCACCACTATGGGATGACGCTCGCAAGCATGCGGTTTTTCTCGGTGTATCAGGGTTACGGCGGGGCAGAAGAGCACAAAGGCGAGTATGCCAACCTAATCGCCCAGTTCGCAGACGATATTGCGAATGGTGAGGCCCCGGTCATTTACGGTGACGGCACCCAAACTCGGGACTTCACCCACGTCTCTGACATTGTCCGCGGCCTCGAACTCGCCGCAGACCACGAACTTGACGGCATCTACAACCTCGGCACGGGCGAGAGCTACACCACCAACACCCTCGTCGAGAAACTAAATCAGACGCTTGGGACGAGCGTCGAACCCGAGTACATCGAGAATCCCATCTCCGAGGACGTGTACGTCCACGACACGATGGCAGACAGCTCGAAGATGAAGGCAGAAACCGGCTGGGAACCAGCCATCACCTTCGAAAAGGGGCTGGGTCTCGTCTGTGCGCAGTACCAGTAA